CTTGGGGGAAAGAAGTTTGAGCCCCTCGATTTCCACGAACCTGGAAAAATCCTCGAAGAGAGGCATCTCCTCCAAGACGGGCCCGGCGACCGCCCCGCCGCAGGGCTTTTCCCAGGCGATCTTGGGGTCATAGACGGTGACGGAGTAGCCCTTCACGGAGAGGAGGAGGGCCGCGTAGAGGGCCGAAGGCCCCGTCCCTAGAATGGCGATTCGCTGGCCCATCAGGGGATGAGGGCGAAGACGCGCGCCGGGGCCCCCGAACCCCCGGCGATCTTGAGCGGTGACACGACGATGGTCGCCCCTTGCGGCGGAAGTTTCTCGAGGTTGGTCAGTCCCTCAATCGCGTACTTGTTGGTCTTGAGCAGGATCTTGTGCGCGCAGAACGAGACGCTCCGCCCGGGGTCGATGCTGAGCGTATCCGTCCCCAGGGCGCGAACGGCCCGGTTGTGGGCCAGGTAATCCACGACGTCGCAGGAGAAACCCGGCCAATGCATGGTTCCCGACTTATCCTTGTTCAGGAACTCGCGGGGCCGGTACCACTTGGACTCCCAACCCGTGCGCAGAAGGACGATCGAATCCCTCTTGATGGGGCCGAACCGCCTCTCCCAGGCGCGCAGATCGTCCAACGTCAGCTCGTAGTCGGAATTGCGGAGGACGTCCTCGACGACGTTGATGACCACCGCCCGGCCGGTCAGCTCCTCGAGCGTGATCCGGTCGACGGACCGTCCGCTGCGCCAAAAATGCCGGGGCGCATCGATGTGGGTCCCCGCGTGTTCCGCGATGCAAAAGCCGTACGAGAGATAGCCGTCGTCGTAGTCCGAAAGCTTTTGGAGAAGGAACGGATGCCCCTCCGAATACTGGGGCATCGTGTTTTCCAGGGCGTGCGTGAGATCGACCAAGGGCTGCTTCCAAAATCGGCCCTGATCGCCGGCGAAGGCGGTGACGGACGACACAAGAGCGGCTGCACAAAGAATGACGCGGCGCATTGGAGGGGGGAAATCAATACACCCGGGCTTAAAAATCAAGGGATTCTTCCCACTTGTCAGATTAAACTCATTAAATTATAATTAAATTCGATTTAATTATGGTGAAACAGCTCTTAAAAATCGGTAATTCCGTCGCCATCACCATCCCATCCGAGGAAGTCGTGAAACTGAAGCTCAAGCCGGGAGACAAGGTGGAGATCTATTCGGACGGCGAAACCCTCAAGATCGTGCCGATCCGCCGGATCCGCCCCATCAAGTTGGGTGGCCTCTGCAAAGGGTTGGACGTTTCGGAGGAGGACATCGCCGAAGTCAGGCGCGAGATGTGGAGATCGACCTTCGATGAGTAATAAAATGAGAAATAGCAACGAGCTCCCGAGCTACGTCGCGGACACGCACGCCGTCATCTGGCACATGATGGACAGTGCGCGACTTTCGACCGAGGCCCGGCGGCGTTTCCAGGAGGCCGACCGCGGAGACGCCATCATTTATGTTTCGGTCATGACGCCGATCGAGATGACTTATCTGTTCGAGAAAGGCAAAATCCCCGAGACGGTCCCGCTTCAATTTCACGCGACGGTCGAGGACACGGGCAAGGACAGTTATCGGATCTCTGAAATCTCCTACGAGCTGACAAAAATCTTCCGGGAAGTCCCCGCATCCCTGATTCCCGAGCTTCCGGACCGCATCATCGCGGCCACTGCCCATCATCTCAACCTTCCGCTGATTACGAAAGACCGGCGCATCCACGATTGGAAAGGGATCACGAGCGTCTGGTAGTGAACTTGGGCATGAACTTGAAGCCGTCTCACTCATCCGGAGACGGATAAGGCTGGACGCCCGTGGGCCCCTCCATCGTCGTCGTCCTGTCCTTCAGCGCGGCCAGGTTCCCCAAGATCATCATCGCGAGGAAGACCGCGACCGTCGGCAGGACGTAGACGGCACCGATGAGCGCCAGGGCGCGGTAGGTCCCGCGCGATCCGGTGAATCCGGCCGGCTTGAGCGACTCCTCCAGGGCGATCACGCGGTCGGCGAGCGGCGGGTGCGAGGACAGCCAGGTCCCGATGGTCAGCCAGCCCGCGTTCAAGTCCTCCACCTGGCGGGCCAGAGCCTGGAGATTGACCGTCGGTCCCCTTTCCGCGCCGGCGGCGAGGATGGCCAGCCCCCGAAGAGCCCCGTCTTTGCGCCCGGCGCCGGCCAGGCCGTAGCGGTCGCAGGTGTATTCGCGGGCCCGCGACAACGCCGATCCCAGGAAGGGCACGAACATCCCCGGCAGGAGGAACCACAGGTACTTGAGGTGGCCTTCCTTGATATGGCCGAGTTCGTGCGCGACGATCATGTCGCGAGCGGAGGTGTCCTCCCCGCAGGCCTCCAACAGATCCGAGTAGAGGATGATGAAATTGTCCCGGAAGAGCTTGGTCGCCAGCGCGTTCAGGAGGCCGCCCGCCTGCATGACGTACGCATCCGGCGCCTTGTCAAAACCCATCCTCCGGGCCAGCCGTTCGAC
This bacterium DNA region includes the following protein-coding sequences:
- a CDS encoding cyclase family protein, producing the protein MSSVTAFAGDQGRFWKQPLVDLTHALENTMPQYSEGHPFLLQKLSDYDDGYLSYGFCIAEHAGTHIDAPRHFWRSGRSVDRITLEELTGRAVVINVVEDVLRNSDYELTLDDLRAWERRFGPIKRDSIVLLRTGWESKWYRPREFLNKDKSGTMHWPGFSCDVVDYLAHNRAVRALGTDTLSIDPGRSVSFCAHKILLKTNKYAIEGLTNLEKLPPQGATIVVSPLKIAGGSGAPARVFALIP
- a CDS encoding AbrB/MazE/SpoVT family DNA-binding domain-containing protein, whose translation is MVKQLLKIGNSVAITIPSEEVVKLKLKPGDKVEIYSDGETLKIVPIRRIRPIKLGGLCKGLDVSEEDIAEVRREMWRSTFDE
- a CDS encoding type II toxin-antitoxin system VapC family toxin; the encoded protein is MRNSNELPSYVADTHAVIWHMMDSARLSTEARRRFQEADRGDAIIYVSVMTPIEMTYLFEKGKIPETVPLQFHATVEDTGKDSYRISEISYELTKIFREVPASLIPELPDRIIAATAHHLNLPLITKDRRIHDWKGITSVW
- a CDS encoding M48 family metallopeptidase; its protein translation is MTESAVPSIKIEPWPMEKPLLWLAGVFSFFVWFALAITVFGLVYLAFIGLFLFIGHVIFIAHVRGSAVKIGPDQFPDLHQSVERLARRMGFDKAPDAYVMQAGGLLNALATKLFRDNFIILYSDLLEACGEDTSARDMIVAHELGHIKEGHLKYLWFLLPGMFVPFLGSALSRAREYTCDRYGLAGAGRKDGALRGLAILAAGAERGPTVNLQALARQVEDLNAGWLTIGTWLSSHPPLADRVIALEESLKPAGFTGSRGTYRALALIGAVYVLPTVAVFLAMMILGNLAALKDRTTTMEGPTGVQPYPSPDE